From Pseudomonas arsenicoxydans:
AGCCTTTTTTGAAAGGGGCGTGGCGCGCACGACGTTGGCGGACATCGCGACCCTGGCCGGCGTGACCCGCGGCGCCATCTACTGGCATTTCAGTAACAAGGCCGATCTGGTGCAAGCAATGCTGGACACCTTGCAAGAACCGCTGGATGAGATGGCCCGGGCCAGTGAAAGCGAAGATGAGCTCGATCCACTGGGCTGCATGCGCAAGCTGCTGATTCATTTGTTTCATCAAGTTGCACTGGACCCGAAAACCCGACGCATTAATGAGATTTTGTATCATAAGTGCGAATTCACCGATGAAATGTGCGACCTGCGTCAACAGCGCCGAGCGGTCAGCCTCGATTGCAATGTGCGAATCGCCCTGGCCCTGAGTAATGCGGTGAATCGCGGGCAAATGCCCGAGGACCTCGACACGGCCCGCGCGGCGATCAGCCTGCACGCCTACATCGATGGCCTGCTGTATCAGTGGCTATTGGCGCCGGACAGTTTTCTACTGCACACCGACGCCGAACGGTGGATCGATGCAGGGTTGGACATGCTGCGCTTGAGCAGTAGCCTGCGCAAATGAAACAAAATGCGTAATTGGATCCGGTCCTGTCAACAAAATAAGGCAGGCCTGCCCCCCCATCAGAGCGCGCGTCTTTTCAATGGGGTGCTTTTATATACGCACACTCGCCAGGTTGAAAGGTAGCGAGCTACGTAATTTGTACTGATTTTGTGACGCGGTTATGAATCGGCTGAAACGTGTAACCGACTCAGTCGCAGGGAGGTCAGCCCTCGCTGCACTTCCTGGCTGAGTCAGTGTTTACTGGTCTGGTTGTTCGCAACCGTCAGCCCAAGGTGATTTCCACTTCGAAGTTGAAGGGCGCCTCATCACTCATGTGGGTGATTTTGGTTGAGCAGTCGACCCGGGATGTGCCGATCGAAGTGACGGTGTTTTTCACGCTCGGCTTATGTGTTGGCGTTAACACACCGAAGGAAGTATTCATAATCATGCCCAGATCAAAACGCACCCCGATAGTCTGGTCGCCGAAGTCTACAAACTGATTGAACATGATTTTGTTTTTCGGCCAAGGGTACGCATAAGTGTAGGCGAACTCCGATTTGAAGGCTGTTTCTTCTTGTGGCTCAAGTTGGAACGACTCACGCTCTGATTGGCGCAACGGCAAACTGGTTCGCGCCATCTTGAAAGTGTGGGAAGTGTTGTTGATGATCTTGATAATGACCCGGGTTTGTTTCGGATCCGCCTTCTGATTTCGCCACTGCTCGATCTGTTGTCCCAGGGCGACCCTCGACTCGGCCCGGTCCAGGAAGCCAATCAGTTCGACCTTGGCCTTACCCACCAGATCATCCAGCAACGCCTGGTTTTCCTTGCTGAGCAGGAACGGTGAAAGCTGATAGAGAATGCCGATCGAGGTAGCGCTGAAGAACGAGAATATATCGCTGTAAGCGTCGGGGGTTTCGTTGTTGGTGTTTTCAATATTGGTCATGTCGATTCCTTTCGATAGAAGTGTTGTAGAGCAGGTGTTTGTTGTTGCTTGTTGAAGGGCGAGTATCTAGGTTAGTGCTGAGTATCGAAAGCGACGGATGGTGTCTTAATGTGTTTAGTTGAATGGATGCTTGATAGGTGAGTTGATAAGTAAGTTGTTGTTAGTCAGTAAACTAAAAAGCCCCGGCTCGCGAGAGTCGGGGCTTTTTCATTACAGAGGGTGGAACTTACAACGTTGGATAGTCGATATAACCGACCGGCCCCTTGGCATAGAACAACTCAGGACGCGCTTCATTCAGCGGCGCATCGGCCTTCAGGCGCGCTGGCAAATCCGGGTTGGCAATGAATGGCACGCCGAAGGCGACCGCATCAGCCTTGCCGCTCGCCAGCCAGGCGTTGGCGCTGTCCTTGGTGAAGCGTTCGTTGACG
This genomic window contains:
- the emhR gene encoding efflux system transcriptional repressor EmhR — translated: MVRRTKEEAQETRSQILEAAEKAFFERGVARTTLADIATLAGVTRGAIYWHFSNKADLVQAMLDTLQEPLDEMARASESEDELDPLGCMRKLLIHLFHQVALDPKTRRINEILYHKCEFTDEMCDLRQQRRAVSLDCNVRIALALSNAVNRGQMPEDLDTARAAISLHAYIDGLLYQWLLAPDSFLLHTDAERWIDAGLDMLRLSSSLRK